A section of the Thunnus albacares chromosome 6, fThuAlb1.1, whole genome shotgun sequence genome encodes:
- the LOC122984675 gene encoding P2Y purinoceptor 3, with protein MPHSVDYFPTEALVSKPFSLDFFSTSNHTTEPYTADGLLPRISNISGHGVLRCTYKEDFKRILLPAVYSIVFLLGLPLNAVVILKIWRTRPNLSRTNIYMLNLAIADFLYVMSLPLLIYNYASHDYWPFGEFACKLVRFQFYSNLHGSILFLTCISVQRYLGICHPLAMWHKQGGRRMAWSICGGVWLVVAILCAPTFHFAATGIQRNRTVCYDLSTPKHSVDYYPYGMALTCLGFLLPFMGVMVCYCRMAHILCRPVSYQGVSIATGEKRDKAVKMIIVVATVFCISFLPFHLTKTMYLVVRTLPNAPCEMRNMFSIIYKSTRPFASMNSFLDPILFYFTQPRYRRNTRRFVLRVTTLRSKGTSV; from the exons ATGCCACATTCTGTCGACTACTTCCCTACAGAAGCTCTCGTCTCGAAACCCTTTTCCTTGGACTTCTTCTCTACCAGCAACCACACCACAGAGCCATACACAGCAGACGGATTACTCCCCAGGATCAGCAACATCAGCGGGCATGGTGTCCTTCGCTGCACCTACAAGGAGGACTTCAAACGTATTTTACTCCCTGCTGTGTACAGCATTGTCTTCCTGCTTGGCCTTCCTCTCAATGCTGTTGTCATACTGAAGATATGGAGGACGCGACCCAATCTGTCCCGCACCAACATCTATATGCTAAACTTGGCCATAGCCGACTTCCTGTATGTGATGTCACTTCCCTTGCTCATCTACAACTATGCCAGCCATGACTACTGGCCCTTTGGAGAGTTTGCCTGTAAACTGGTCAGGTTTCAGTTCTACAG tAATCTTCACGGCAGTATCCTCTTCCTCACCTGCATCAGTGTGCAGCGCTATTTGGGTATTTGCCATCCTCTCGCAATGTGGCACAAGCAAGGTGGGCGGAGGATGGCGTGGTCTATCTGCGGAGGGGTATGGCTGGTGGTCGCCATCCTCTGTGCTCCAACGTTTCACTTTGCTGCAACGGGAATCCAGCGAAACCGCACGGTGTGTTATGATTTAAGTACACCGAAGCATTCTGTGGACTACTACCCCTATGGCATGGCTCTGACCTGCCTCGGCTTCTTGTTGCCTTTTATGGGTGTGATGGTGTGCTACTGCCGGATGGCCCACATCCTCTGCCGCCCGGTGTCCTACCAGGGTGTCTCCATAGCTACCGGGGAGAAACGAGACAAGGCGGTGAAGATGATCATCGTGGTGGCGACAGTTTTCTGCATAAGCTTTCTGCCATTTCACCTCACCAAGACCATGTACCTGGTGGTGCGCACGCTGCCGAACGCACCCTGCGAGATGAGAAATATGTTCTCAATCATCTATAAGAGCACCAGGCCGTTTGCCAGTATGAACAGCTTTCTGGATCCTATTCTGTTCTACTTCACCCAGCCACGCTACCGGAGGAACACCCGAAGGTTTGTGCTCAGAGTCACCACCCTTAGGAGCAAAGGCACCAGTGTGTGA